tcctgctgagaaatgcaacaagtcaaaatatagataagacacttttcacacacttctcagtcagctctcacttctggctgtgacTTCTTTTGGTCTGGTCCGTGTGGCTGTCTCTCTGCCTCAACAGTAATCAGACCTAAGCCCTTTTTTACTCTAACccccttgtcatctttttgacatctcagatctccagatttatcatatGAGATACACGtgagttgatctggttatttctgaagggagggaaagagggtttgggtcaggagacCTCCTAAGGACTCTGATTTCtaggaggggtattgtgtttctgtattactattaacttgtatataaccaTATAAatgtatttgtgtatatatatgcttgtaaattgtgctaagctgtaaatatagcttcattccttaacttccatctggttgagtctagtctgagtaaTTTTtcctaagtgtgtgtgtgggggcaggtagcacccaaaccatcacaccttcctGCACTCTCTTCTGGCTTCTCAGTGTTCTGCAATCCAGTATCAGACACAATTCATTTTATTACTCACCAGTTGCAACCAAACAGATTACATATTCTCCCCAAACAGCTTGTCTGCTGCTTATGAACTCTATCCTACCAGGATCAAGTCATAAACAGAGCTgtttcttccaacccaggcAGATCATTTCTCAAATGCTGGTGCAGCACCTGACTAAAGCCACTTCTCAGTGCAGACCATGACCTGCAGGACACCATTTTATGAGACCACCAAGCACAGACAAGAGGTCTGCCAGATGTGGAGAGCCTTAGTGAAATGCAGCCTCCAGTGTTTCAGGAGGATAAGCCCTCAGGGAATTAACAAATGCCACAACCTGTATTTCAGATTCATCACAGAGGTGTATTACCTACATTTACACTCCTCTGGATCACAGAGCTTCTCTGACACTGCCTCCACCAAGACATCACAAATGTCTCTAAGAAAACTCCATCTGCAGTCAGAATCCATGCTGACAACTGGGCACCAGCACATTACCCACGGCTGCAGCTTCTTTCTTGCCTGACTTCACTTCCTAGACTTCATGGCTGTGACCACCATGCCTCCCAGGAGGGCCACGAAGGTTAAGCCCTGGGCCAAGACACGTGCCCGCATCATCTGCTGAGACCGACGGATGTTGCCTCTCTTGAAGCTGATCAGCCCATAGGTCAGGACGCCAACAGTGCagaggcagcctgcagagaaggacgaAGGGAAGACAAAAGGACGCTGAGCAGCTCAGGGGCTACGAGGACGAGCTTACACCTCCCTGCCACCTTCACCTAAGCGTAGCTGGCTCGTTAGACAACACCTTCAAACATCAGACACGACCTCCCCCGAGGGCAGCCCCTTGGGGTTGGGCTCAGGAAGGGCCGaaccctgctcccagccctcccccGTCACCCAGCTCGATGGCCCCGGCCTTTCCAGTCCCTCAGCCCTCACGCCGTCCCTTCCTCACCGAGAGGCACCAAGGGGTTCTCGCGCGTCTTGCGCAGGAATTTCTCCCCAAAGCCCTCCTCGCTGAACATCGGCAGGCGGCTGGGTTCCAGGGGAGGAGGCCCGGCCGCCATAGCTGCGGCCCGCAGGGAAGGTGACTACCCGCGGCCCTGTCCGGCCACCGTAGGCCGGAAGCACCTCCGCGCTCCCG
The window above is part of the Pogoniulus pusillus isolate bPogPus1 chromosome 22, bPogPus1.pri, whole genome shotgun sequence genome. Proteins encoded here:
- the HIGD2A gene encoding HIG1 domain family member 2A, mitochondrial, yielding MAAGPPPLEPSRLPMFSEEGFGEKFLRKTRENPLVPLGCLCTVGVLTYGLISFKRGNIRRSQQMMRARVLAQGLTFVALLGGMVVTAMKSRK